GTTAAAGGTATTGCGGTATTTAGTCCGTGGATCTCTTCACCGCTAACCTTTCATCAAAGTCATGGCGCCTGTATTGCCCGGCATCTAAAGACCATCAGCGTTGTCGACGAACAACCTGAAGGCATGGATATGGATCCGGCGTTTTCGCTGTTCACCACCGGTCAAAGCGTGAGTGAGCCAAACCTGCTGGCCTCCACTTCCCGACTGCAGCGCTTCTCGCATCAATTCGCCATTGCCGTTTTGATGGCAAATGCGCGCGGAAGCAGTGCATTATGGGACGAAAGCGGTCAGCTCATCGTCCGTGCTGACCGCGGTTCGTTATTGTTGACAGGTCAGCGTACCGCACAGGGCTGGCAAGGTGATATCATTCCACTCCGCTAAGCGTTTTGGTCAGGAGCCTCCCATGTTGCGCATTATAGATACAGAAACCTGTGGCCTGCAGGGTGGAATTGTTGAGATCGCGTCAGTTGACGTCGTTGACGGCAAAATAGTGAATCCCATGAGCCACCTGGTGCGTCCTGACCGCCCCATTAGCCCGCAAGCCATGGCGATCCACCGCATTACCGAAGCCATGGTGGCCGACAAACCGTGGATTGAAGACATTATTCCGCTCTATCACGGAAGTGAATGGTATGTCGCGCACAACGCCAGTTTTGACCGTCGCGTTCTGCCGGAGATGCCCGGCGAGTGGATCTGCACCATGAAACTCTCCCGCCGGTTATGGCCGGGAATTAAATACAGCAACATGGCGCTGTATAAATCACGCAAACTGAGTGTGCAGACGCCTCCGGGGCTTCACCACCACCGCGCGCTGTATGACTGTTACATCACAGCGGCTCTGCTCATCGATATCATCAACACCTCGGGCTGGTCGGCAGAACAGATGGCCGACATCACCGGTCGCCCTGGGCTTCTGACGACCTTTACGTTTGGCAAGTATCGCGGTAAGGCCGTCTCTGAAGTCGCGGAACGCGATCCGGGCTATCTGCGTTGGTTGTTCAACAATCTTGACAGCATGAGCCCGGAACTGCGCTTAACGCTAAAACATTATCTGGATAACGCTTAAACGTCTGCCTGTCCGGGTAAGGTCCCCTGCGCCAGCGCAATCAGGAACGCGAATTCCAGCGCCACGCCTTCATACGACTTAAAACGCCCGGATTTGCCGCCATGTCCGGAATCCATGTCCGTACACAGTAGCAGCAGGCGTTCATCGGTTTTGAGTTCCCGCAGTTTTGCGACCCACTTGGCAGGCTCCCAGTACTGCACCTGGGAATCATGCAGTCCGGTGGTGACCAGAAGATGAGGATAGTCCTGCGCGCTGACGTTATCGTAAGGACTGTAACGCTTCATGTAGGCGTAATATTCAGGATCCTGCGGGTTGCCCCACTCTTCAAACTCTCCGGTGGTCAACGGGATCGATTCGTCGAGCATGGTGGTCACCACATCCACAAACGGAACCTGCGCAACAACGCCGTGGAAAAGTTCAGGTCGCGCATTAATCGCAACGCCCATCAGCATTCCCCCCGCACTCCCCCCCATGCCATAGCACAGTGAAGGCGAACCGTACCCCAGATTGACTAAGGCGTCACAGGCATCCAGATAGTCGTTGAAGGTATTGTTCTTTTTCAGAAACTTGCCGTCTTCGTACCACTGTTGCCCCAGTTCGCCGCCACCGCGCACATGGACGATGGCATAGACAAAGCCACGATCCAGCAGGCTGAGTCGACTGCTGCTAAAATCGGCATCCATACTGGCACCGTAGGAACCATAGCCATACACCAACAGTGGATTATGATGCCTGCGAAAATGCTTTTGATGGTACACCAGTGAAACCGGCACCTCGGCGCCGTCACGCGCAGTTACCCACATATGCTCACTGCGATAATTCGCGGCGTCAAATCCTGGGACATTGGTCTGTTTAAGGACCCGTCGCTCACCGGTGTCCATATCCAGTTCAAATAACGTATCCGGCGTCGTCATTGACGAGTAGCCATAGCGCAGGCGGGAGGTTTCCGGTTCCGGGTTATAGGCAAGCCAGGTCACGTAAGCCGGATCGTCAAAGGCGATCCCTACCACCTCACCTGTTTTACGGTTTATCTGCCGCAGACTGGTCAACCCGCGCTGACGTTCTTCCACCACCAGCCAGTCGGTGAAAAGCGTGAACCCTTCCAGCATGATGGCATCTCGCGGCGGGATCAGCGCCTCCCAGGCGTTTTCATCACGGACACGCGTGCGGTACAGACCGAAATTTTTACCCTGCCGGTTTGAACGCAGATAAAACGCATGCTGGTAGTGATCGAGGCTGTATTCATGTTCCTTACGGCGCGGTAAAAACACGAACGGTTCAGCATCGGCAAGCTCCGCATCGAGCAGGCGTACTTCACTGGTCGTCGCGCTGGCGAGTTGGATCACCACGTAATGCTGCGATGTCGTTTTATGCAGACTGACATAAAACATATCGTCTTTTTCTTCGTAGACCAGTTCATCGCAGGATGTTGGCGTTCCAACCGTATGCCGCCACACCTGGTACGGCAACAGCGTGACGGCGTGTTTACGCACGTAATAGAAGGTCTGTGAATCATTCGCCCATACCAGTTCCGGCTCGACATTATCCAGCAGCTCCGGATACCAGTTGCCAGTTTCCAGGTTACGAAAGCGGATCCCATACTGGCGACGGGACAGATAATCTTCCGCCAGCGCCATAATGGTGTTGTCAGGGGAAATCGCGAGTCCACCCAGCGTATAAAACTCGCTGTGTGCCGCTCGCTGGTTGCCATCCAGCAACGTCTCCCATTCATCCCACTCTTCAGTGAACGCGGATTGCCGCTGGTAGATGGCGTATTCGCATCCCGGCTCATAAAGATGTCGGTAGCGATAGCCATTCTTTATGTAAGGCGCAGAGACGTCCTGAGGGGGGATCCTGTCGATAATTTCTTTCAGCACACGCTCCTGCAGCGCCTGCTGAGAAGCCATGACCTTGTGCCCGTAGGCATTTTCCTGATGCAGATAGTCCAGAACATCTGGCTGCGAACGGGAATCGTCGCGCAGCCAGTAGTAGTTGTCGATTCGGGTGTCGCCATGCACGGTCATGGCGTGAGGAATTTTGTGAGCTTTTGGTAGCATGTCATTGTTCTTTTGCAATATACACTCTATAAGGTGTGGCAAAAGTTACGCGCAATGCAAGCGAAACATGCGACTTCACAAAGTGTATTAACCCGGCAACGCCTGTTTTTGTTGCTGCAGATCCCGTTCAATATCTTCCCGGACGTCCTGCGGGATCTTCAGGGCATCGCCTAACGCGTTCAGGTAGCTACGCTCCATAAAGTGGTCAATATCGATAGCCGCACAGCTCAGGAAGTAAATTTCCAGCGCCTCTTCTTCATTACGGATCCCCTGAGCCAGTCGCTGCGGGTCGAGCGGTTGTTCAATGGCGTGTTCAATGAGTCTCCGCCCCTGCTCTTCCACACCGGCTTCGCGTAACTGCTGTTCAATGGCCGCGCGCTCTTTCGCATCAATATGCCCATCGCTTTTCGCCGCAAAGACCAGCGCCAGAATCAGTCGCTCGGTACGCACATCAAGCGGTGTGCTATGTGTGCCAAACTGCGGTTCATCCTGATGCGCCGTACGGACTTTATCCTTGTATTTGTTCCATAGCACCGTACCGGCGACGGCGCCGCCGCCCACCAGCAACGCGCTGGTGCCGTATTTGGTCAGTAATTTACGAGACGATTTATTGGCGACCAGTAAACCCGCCAGGCCGCCTAACGCGCCGGGAACCAGCAGTTTACTGAGACCTTGATCACCAGAAGACGATGAAGAAGACCCTTTTTGCCCGAGAAGAGATTGTAATTGGTTCAG
This Citrobacter enshiensis DNA region includes the following protein-coding sequences:
- a CDS encoding carbon-nitrogen hydrolase family protein, producing MSHWKIAAAQYEPLQTTLAEHVTHHLKFIEKAASHRCELLVFPSLSLLGCTDQDDSLPAPPDSALLQPLAYAAATYRMTIIAGLPVEHHSRFVKGIAVFSPWISSPLTFHQSHGACIARHLKTISVVDEQPEGMDMDPAFSLFTTGQSVSEPNLLASTSRLQRFSHQFAIAVLMANARGSSALWDESGQLIVRADRGSLLLTGQRTAQGWQGDIIPLR
- the ptrB gene encoding oligopeptidase B, producing the protein MLPKAHKIPHAMTVHGDTRIDNYYWLRDDSRSQPDVLDYLHQENAYGHKVMASQQALQERVLKEIIDRIPPQDVSAPYIKNGYRYRHLYEPGCEYAIYQRQSAFTEEWDEWETLLDGNQRAAHSEFYTLGGLAISPDNTIMALAEDYLSRRQYGIRFRNLETGNWYPELLDNVEPELVWANDSQTFYYVRKHAVTLLPYQVWRHTVGTPTSCDELVYEEKDDMFYVSLHKTTSQHYVVIQLASATTSEVRLLDAELADAEPFVFLPRRKEHEYSLDHYQHAFYLRSNRQGKNFGLYRTRVRDENAWEALIPPRDAIMLEGFTLFTDWLVVEERQRGLTSLRQINRKTGEVVGIAFDDPAYVTWLAYNPEPETSRLRYGYSSMTTPDTLFELDMDTGERRVLKQTNVPGFDAANYRSEHMWVTARDGAEVPVSLVYHQKHFRRHHNPLLVYGYGSYGASMDADFSSSRLSLLDRGFVYAIVHVRGGGELGQQWYEDGKFLKKNNTFNDYLDACDALVNLGYGSPSLCYGMGGSAGGMLMGVAINARPELFHGVVAQVPFVDVVTTMLDESIPLTTGEFEEWGNPQDPEYYAYMKRYSPYDNVSAQDYPHLLVTTGLHDSQVQYWEPAKWVAKLRELKTDERLLLLCTDMDSGHGGKSGRFKSYEGVALEFAFLIALAQGTLPGQADV
- a CDS encoding tellurite resistance TerB family protein — its product is MANWLNQLQSLLGQKGSSSSSSGDQGLSKLLVPGALGGLAGLLVANKSSRKLLTKYGTSALLVGGGAVAGTVLWNKYKDKVRTAHQDEPQFGTHSTPLDVRTERLILALVFAAKSDGHIDAKERAAIEQQLREAGVEEQGRRLIEHAIEQPLDPQRLAQGIRNEEEALEIYFLSCAAIDIDHFMERSYLNALGDALKIPQDVREDIERDLQQQKQALPG
- the exoX gene encoding exodeoxyribonuclease X; its protein translation is MLRIIDTETCGLQGGIVEIASVDVVDGKIVNPMSHLVRPDRPISPQAMAIHRITEAMVADKPWIEDIIPLYHGSEWYVAHNASFDRRVLPEMPGEWICTMKLSRRLWPGIKYSNMALYKSRKLSVQTPPGLHHHRALYDCYITAALLIDIINTSGWSAEQMADITGRPGLLTTFTFGKYRGKAVSEVAERDPGYLRWLFNNLDSMSPELRLTLKHYLDNA